Proteins encoded within one genomic window of Spirulina major PCC 6313:
- a CDS encoding restriction endonuclease subunit S yields the protein MENSSSRTAGQTGFNKATIEPYPIVFPPLNQQPEIVQRLTNILEDSQKLEENYQRKIEALGELKQSILQKAFSGQLTQ from the coding sequence ATCGAAAATTCATCTAGTAGAACTGCGGGACAAACAGGATTTAATAAGGCAACCATTGAACCTTACCCTATCGTTTTTCCACCACTGAATCAGCAACCAGAAATAGTTCAGCGGCTTACAAATATTCTTGAAGACTCACAAAAACTCGAAGAAAATTATCAACGCAAAATAGAAGCCCTTGGGGAGTTAAAACAATCGATATTGCAGAAAGCCTTTAGCGGACAACTCACCCAGTAG
- a CDS encoding restriction endonuclease subunit S: MKWEVKKIKDLGIIQTGATPKTSDAKNFGNYISFVKPADFLPNGEIKNSGQKLSKTGLQKTRLIKANSVLMVCIGATIGKAGFSALDITTNQQINSLTPERNYDAKFIYYQMLTQEFQKRVKHNASQATLPIINKTKWGNLTIRIPPIAEQKRIVEILDECFAGIERAEAIARQNLTNARELFDSYLNKLFQNPPEDWSEKSLGEVCRFQGGSQPPKSEFVSSLREGYIRLIQIRDYKTDEKKVFIPLEKAKRFCEKDDIMIGRYGPPLFQILRGLEGAYNVALMKAIPNEKIISRDYLFYFLKNRSILH, from the coding sequence ATGAAGTGGGAAGTTAAAAAAATCAAAGATTTAGGCATTATTCAGACAGGAGCAACACCAAAAACATCAGATGCAAAAAATTTTGGAAACTATATATCATTTGTTAAGCCTGCTGATTTTTTGCCCAATGGAGAAATAAAAAATAGTGGTCAGAAATTAAGTAAAACTGGTCTACAAAAAACAAGATTAATAAAAGCCAACTCAGTTCTTATGGTTTGTATTGGTGCAACTATTGGAAAAGCGGGCTTCTCTGCGTTGGATATTACAACGAATCAGCAAATTAATTCATTAACACCTGAACGTAATTATGATGCAAAATTTATTTACTATCAGATGCTGACTCAAGAATTCCAAAAGAGAGTTAAACATAATGCAAGTCAAGCAACTTTACCAATTATCAATAAGACAAAATGGGGAAATTTAACAATCAGAATTCCGCCGATCGCTGAACAAAAACGGATTGTGGAGATATTGGATGAGTGTTTTGCTGGGATTGAAAGGGCAGAGGCGATCGCACGCCAAAACCTCACCAATGCCCGCGAACTTTTCGACAGCTATTTAAACAAGCTTTTTCAAAATCCTCCAGAAGATTGGTCAGAAAAATCACTCGGAGAAGTTTGTAGATTTCAAGGTGGTTCTCAGCCTCCAAAATCAGAATTTGTTTCAAGCTTACGGGAAGGATATATACGACTAATTCAAATTAGAGACTATAAAACTGATGAAAAAAAAGTTTTTATACCTTTAGAAAAGGCAAAACGATTTTGCGAGAAAGATGACATAATGATTGGTCGATATGGTCCCCCTTTATTTCAGATTCTTAGAGGACTAGAGGGGGCTTATAATGTAGCTTTAATGAAAGCAATTCCTAATGAAAAAATAATTTCCAGGGACTATCTATTTTATTTTCTTAAAAATCGGTCAATTTTACACTAA
- a CDS encoding M48 family metallopeptidase → MNKTFWSRPPRWAYGFLALLTSFTIFAVQPQAQAISIWDIIRGGARVLQGIQLGNMSPEREMAVGNQIDGQIKQDLARNGTPVIRDNHPATLYVAEIGQRMEAILTPEERREIDFTFQVVNDPNVNAFATMGGYVYINAGLMLMADTEAELAGVIGHEMGHIIEKHAINQMRERAVQQGILSAAGLDQAQVVQLGVDVALNLPNSRGDENESDEVGLSLLRRTGYNPNGMVNFMTKLAQQGGGRGMTILSTHPNPGARVENLKAMIAANPPTATETAGMDTLEYCLDMKGVISDRIQCQ, encoded by the coding sequence ATGAATAAGACATTTTGGTCTCGCCCACCTCGTTGGGCCTATGGATTTCTCGCCCTTTTAACCTCATTCACTATTTTCGCGGTTCAACCCCAGGCCCAGGCGATTTCGATCTGGGATATTATTCGCGGCGGGGCGCGGGTTTTGCAGGGGATTCAACTCGGCAATATGTCGCCGGAACGCGAAATGGCCGTGGGCAACCAAATCGATGGCCAGATTAAGCAAGATCTGGCCCGCAACGGTACACCTGTGATTCGGGATAACCATCCCGCGACGCTCTATGTTGCTGAAATTGGCCAGAGAATGGAAGCGATTTTGACCCCAGAAGAACGGCGGGAGATTGATTTCACGTTTCAGGTGGTGAATGATCCCAATGTCAACGCCTTTGCGACGATGGGCGGCTATGTCTATATCAATGCCGGGCTGATGTTGATGGCGGATACGGAAGCGGAATTAGCCGGGGTGATTGGCCATGAGATGGGCCACATTATTGAGAAACACGCGATTAACCAAATGCGTGAACGGGCGGTGCAGCAGGGGATTCTCTCGGCGGCCGGGTTAGATCAAGCCCAGGTGGTGCAGTTGGGGGTAGATGTGGCGTTGAATTTGCCCAATAGTCGGGGCGATGAAAATGAGTCGGATGAGGTGGGCTTAAGTCTGTTGCGCCGCACGGGTTATAACCCCAATGGGATGGTGAATTTTATGACGAAGTTGGCCCAACAGGGGGGCGGTCGCGGTATGACGATCCTCAGTACGCACCCGAATCCGGGGGCACGGGTGGAGAATTTGAAGGCGATGATCGCGGCGAATCCACCGACGGCGACGGAAACGGCGGGGATGGATACGCTGGAGTATTGCTTGGATATGAAGGGAGTGATTAGCGATCGCATCCAGTGCCAATAA
- a CDS encoding DUF2281 domain-containing protein, which yields MTVKERLLQEIEQLSDDFLPELLDVVLSMKQRQEDEEEISEEEKANIIQARLEYEAGDYMTLEEFEASL from the coding sequence ATGACGGTTAAGGAAAGATTACTGCAAGAAATCGAGCAATTATCTGATGATTTTTTACCGGAGTTATTAGATGTTGTTTTGTCGATGAAGCAACGGCAAGAGGATGAAGAGGAAATTTCAGAGGAGGAAAAAGCGAATATTATTCAGGCTCGTTTGGAATATGAAGCGGGTGATTATATGACCCTTGAGGAGTTTGAAGCAAGTTTATAA
- a CDS encoding N-6 DNA methylase has product MFEQTFKNIDDVLRKEAGCATELDYAEQISWILFLKYLDDLETDRQSKALLTGEAYQPLLDEPYRWKSWAYPRDKAGELLKTAPIGDDLIEFVSGELFPYFRAFKDYAEPGTFGAKIGEIFSGVSNKFQSGYNLREVLEGIDKLRFQTQQEKHELSDLYETRINNMGNAGRNGGEYYTPRPLIRAMIRVIKPQLGETIYDGACGSAGFLCEAYEFLRPLVKSAAELERLQTKTLYGQEKKGLAYIIGVMNLILHGIEAPNILHRNTLTEDIQGFQEKDRHDVILANPPFGGKERGEIKQNFTIATGETAFLFLQHFMKRLKDGGRAAIVIKNTFLSNADHASRALRQELTSTCNLHTVLDCPGGTFLGAGVKTVVLFFEKGTPTERIWFYQLDVGRSLGKTNPLNDDDLREFVEFQSVFRESERSWFLDLQEVDRSSFDLSVKNPNAPEEEPLREPEEILAEIAELDQKSAEILASIESLISKE; this is encoded by the coding sequence ATGTTTGAGCAGACGTTTAAAAATATTGATGATGTCCTTCGGAAGGAGGCGGGCTGTGCGACGGAGCTTGATTATGCGGAACAGATTTCCTGGATTCTGTTCCTGAAGTACCTCGATGACCTGGAGACTGATCGCCAAAGTAAAGCTCTGTTAACGGGGGAAGCCTATCAACCGCTATTAGATGAGCCGTACCGCTGGAAATCGTGGGCGTATCCACGGGATAAGGCGGGGGAATTGTTGAAAACGGCTCCCATTGGGGATGACCTGATCGAGTTTGTCAGTGGGGAGTTATTCCCGTATTTTCGGGCGTTCAAGGATTATGCGGAGCCGGGTACGTTTGGCGCAAAGATTGGGGAGATTTTTTCGGGGGTTAGCAATAAGTTTCAGAGTGGCTACAATCTCCGGGAAGTCCTAGAAGGTATTGATAAGCTCCGGTTTCAGACGCAGCAGGAAAAGCATGAGTTGTCTGACCTCTACGAAACGCGCATTAATAATATGGGGAATGCGGGGCGCAATGGGGGGGAATATTACACGCCGCGTCCTTTGATTCGGGCGATGATTCGGGTGATCAAACCGCAACTGGGGGAGACGATTTACGATGGGGCGTGTGGTTCGGCGGGGTTCCTGTGTGAGGCCTATGAGTTTTTGCGTCCGTTGGTGAAGAGTGCGGCGGAGTTGGAACGGCTGCAAACGAAAACGCTCTATGGTCAGGAAAAGAAGGGGTTAGCCTACATCATCGGGGTGATGAATCTGATTTTGCATGGGATTGAAGCGCCGAATATTCTCCACAGGAATACGCTAACGGAGGATATTCAGGGGTTTCAGGAGAAGGATCGCCATGATGTGATCCTGGCAAATCCGCCGTTTGGGGGGAAGGAACGGGGGGAGATTAAGCAGAATTTCACGATCGCAACGGGGGAGACGGCGTTTCTGTTTCTCCAGCATTTTATGAAGCGGCTCAAGGATGGCGGACGGGCGGCGATCGTGATTAAAAATACGTTCCTATCGAATGCGGATCATGCGTCACGGGCGTTACGGCAGGAGCTTACGTCAACCTGTAATCTGCATACGGTGTTGGATTGTCCGGGGGGGACGTTCCTGGGGGCGGGGGTGAAAACGGTTGTGCTGTTTTTTGAGAAGGGGACACCGACGGAAAGGATTTGGTTTTATCAGCTTGATGTGGGGCGCAGTCTGGGGAAAACGAACCCGCTGAATGATGATGACCTGAGGGAGTTTGTGGAGTTTCAATCGGTGTTTAGGGAGTCGGAACGGTCTTGGTTTCTGGATTTGCAGGAGGTTGATCGGTCGTCGTTTGATTTGTCGGTGAAGAATCCGAATGCGCCGGAGGAGGAGCCGTTACGGGAACCGGAGGAAATTTTGGCGGAAATTGCGGAGCTTGACCAAAAGAGTGCGGAAATTTTGGCTAGTATTGAATCATTAATCTCAAAGGAGTAA
- a CDS encoding type II toxin-antitoxin system RelE family toxin: MSINPNPINIDLSSRFKKDLKTLAKRYRSIRQDLQPLIAELQAGDTPGDQIQGLQHTVFKVRLKNSDTQKGKSGGYRVIYYLRSQIGITLITIYSKSDQSDVSNQVIEDIIRQYQN, encoded by the coding sequence ATGTCGATTAACCCAAACCCCATCAATATCGATCTATCATCCCGCTTCAAAAAAGACCTCAAAACCCTAGCCAAACGTTACCGCTCCATCCGCCAAGACTTACAACCCCTCATCGCAGAATTACAAGCAGGCGATACCCCCGGCGATCAAATTCAAGGACTACAACACACTGTTTTTAAGGTTCGGCTCAAAAATAGCGACACCCAAAAAGGCAAAAGTGGCGGCTATCGGGTGATCTATTACCTTCGTAGCCAAATTGGAATTACCCTCATCACCATCTATTCCAAATCCGATCAATCCGATGTCAGTAATCAAGTGATCGAAGACATCATTCGCCAATATCAAAACTAG
- a CDS encoding type II toxin-antitoxin system RelE family toxin, which produces MSYRIITPRSVQKQLKKLSPQIRSRLLAEIKSLSDIPRPDGVKKLKGYQNTYRIRVGDYRVIYEINDGEMLILIISAVHRQSAY; this is translated from the coding sequence ATGAGTTACCGTATTATTACTCCGAGGTCTGTTCAGAAGCAATTAAAAAAATTATCTCCACAAATTCGCTCTCGTTTGTTGGCTGAGATTAAATCTTTGTCGGATATTCCGCGACCTGATGGCGTTAAAAAATTAAAGGGTTATCAGAATACCTATCGGATTCGTGTGGGTGATTATCGGGTGATTTATGAAATTAATGATGGGGAGATGCTGATTTTAATTATCAGTGCTGTTCATCGTCAAAGTGCTTATTGA